The Myxocyprinus asiaticus isolate MX2 ecotype Aquarium Trade chromosome 31, UBuf_Myxa_2, whole genome shotgun sequence genome has a segment encoding these proteins:
- the LOC127422291 gene encoding apolipoprotein A-I-2-like, whose amino-acid sequence MRFVALALTVLLAGCQARFLQDEAPSQLDHMKSALQVYVDNLKVAAHKSLDHLDDTEFKDYKVFLGQSIDNIHNYLQHAFDTLTPVATQVLEASAPMREKLTKDIEDLRKQLEPMREELRQVLQKHFQEYHDELKPFLEEYLTKQREQMEELKTKLEPVMNNLKGKIETNWEETKSKLVPIVELVRDKLTEHLQELKTTLDPYIQEYKEQLEKGIQEFRESVRSGELRKKMNNLGEEVKPHIEAIIAAIQKAASKA is encoded by the exons ATGAGGTTTGTAGCTCTCGCACTGACAGTGTTGCTGGCAG GTTGCCAGGCCCGTTTCCTGCAGGATGAAGCTCCATCACAGCTGGATCACATGAAGTCGGCGCTGCAGGTTTATGTAGATAATTTGAAGGTGGCCGCACACAAGAGCCTCGATCATCTCGATGACACAGAATTCAAAGACTACAA GGTGTTCCTGGGCCAGTCCATAGACAACATCCACAACTATCTTCAGCATGCCTTCGATACCCTCACACCAGTCGCCACTCAGGTATTAGAAGCCTCCGCCCCCATGCGTGAGAAGCTGACGAAGGACATCGAGGACCTCCGCAAGCAGCTCGAGCCCATGCGCGAGGAGCTCAGGCAGGTGCTGCAGAAGCACTTCCAGGAGTACCACGATGAGCTCAAGCCTTTCCTCGAGGAATACCTGACGAAACAGCGTGAGCAGATGGAAGAGCTGAAGACCAAGTTGGAGCCCGTGATGAACAACTTAAAGGGGAAAATCGAGACCAACTGGGAGGAGACCAAGTCCAAGCTGGTGCCCATCGTGGAGCTTGTGCGTGACAAGCTGACGGAGCATCTTCAGGAGCTGAAGACTACGCTGGATCCCTACATCCAGGAATACAAGGAACAGTTAGAGAAGGGCATCCAGGAGTTCCGTGAGAGCGTGAGGTCTGGAGAACTGAGGAAAAAGATGAACAACCTGGGTGAGGAGGTGAAGCCCCACATCGAGGCCATCATTGCAGCTATCCAGAAGGCCGCTAGCAAGGCGTAA